The proteins below come from a single Triticum aestivum cultivar Chinese Spring chromosome 5D, IWGSC CS RefSeq v2.1, whole genome shotgun sequence genomic window:
- the LOC123119188 gene encoding probable glutathione S-transferase GSTU6 yields the protein MAGRGEELKLLGMWASPFVVRVQIALRLKGLSYEYVEEDLQSKSELLLRSNPAHAGKVPVLIHNGKPVCESSVILRYIDEAFSGSGPSLLPADPYGRAVALFWAVFVDDTLLKARSQALRGETVEEKEEGRKKAAVAMETLEGVLMESKARFFSGRDVPGYLDIMLGGLLGSMRATEEMCGLQTFDPTTTPLLAAWAELFCALDAVELVMPRVERLVEYAEAMQQPRTAVSSTTN from the exons ATGGCCGGCCGCGGAGAGGAGCTGAAGCTGCTGGGCATGTGGGCGAGCCCGTTCGTGGTGCGGGTGCAGATCGCGCTCCGCCTCAAGGGCCTCAGCTACGAGTACGTGGAGGAGGACCTGCAGAGCAAGAGCGAGCTGCTCCTGAGGTCCAACCCTGCCCACGCCGGCAAGGTGCCGGTGCTCATCCACAACGGCAAGCCCGTCTGCGAGTCGTCGGTCATCCTGCGGTACATCGACGAGGCCTTCTCCGGCTCCGGGCCCTCCCTCCTCCCCGCCGACCCCTACGGCCGAGCCGTCGCTCTCTTCTGGGCCGTTTTCGTCGACGACACG CTGTTGAAGGCGCGGAGCCAGGCGTTGAGAGGCGAGACGGTCGAAGagaaggaggaggggaggaagaaggcggCCGTGGCCATGGAAACCTTGGAGGGGGTGTTGATGGAGTCCAAGGCGAGGTTCTTCAGCGGCAGGGATGTACCCGGCTACCTAGACATCATGCTCGGCGGCCTCCTCGGCTCGATGCGCGCGACGGAGGAGATGTGTGGGCTCCAGACCTTCGACCCGACCACCACGCCGCTcctggccgcatgggcggagctctTCTGCGCGCTGGACGCGGTGGAGCTAGTCATGCCGCGCGTCGAGAGGCTCGTCGAGTATGCCGAGGCGATGCAGCAGCCTCGCACCGCCGTGTCCAGCACCACCAACTGA